GGTTCCGGTTGTTCCTGGGATGGTCCTTTTGCGGCCAAAGAGGTCGGCCGTTGACGGAGGGTAGGGCAGCCTTCCGCTGCGCTACTCGTCGGTGATGTCGTCGGCGGAGTCGGGATAGCCGGCCAGCTCGTCGAGCGCGACCTTCAAACGCTGCTTCACCAGCTCGATCCGCGAGCGCGCGCCGGCGTCGCCGCCGAACGCTTTGGCGCGCACCGCCACCTCGGTCGCGAGCGCTTCGACCTGGGCGCTGGACGCTTCGAGCCGCTCGAGCGGCGTGCCGGTCTCGTCCGTCATGCGCGGCGCACCGCCGCGTCGCCGAAGACGAGCTTGTCTTTCTGTAGGATGATGTTGAGCAGAATCCCCACCGCGACGTAGTCGGTCATCAGCGCGCTCCCGCCGTACGACATGAACGGGAGCGGGATCCCGGTGATCGGCATGATCCCGATCGTCATCCCGACGTTGACGATGATGTGAAAGGCGAGCATCGTGACGAGCCCGACCGCGAGCAGGACGCCGAAGCGGTCCTTCGCCGCGAACACCGCGCGCAGCGCGAACCCGATCGTGACCGCGTACAGCGCGAGCAGCAGCGTCGCGCCGATGAACCCCGCCTCTTCGCCGACGGCGGTGAAGATGAAGTCGCGCGAGTTCTCCGGGACGAAATTGAGCTGCGTCTGCGTCCCCTTGAAGAGCCCTTTGCCGAACCACTCTCCGCTGCCGACCGCGATCTTCGACTGGTTCAAGTTGTAGCCGACCCCTTGCGGGTCCAGCTTCGGATCGAGAAAGACGAGCAGCCGCGCGCGCTGGAACGGCTTGAGCAGGTGCTCGCTGGTCAAGACGTACGCCGCCGCGCAGCCGACCGCGCCGGCGTACACCCCGAAGTCGATCAGGTTCGGCAGTCCGAAGTACAGCTCGGCCGTCAAGATCGCGCCGATTACCAGCGTCGTCCCGAGATCGGGCTGCTTGATGATCAACACTGCCGGCAGCGCGACGGCGAGCAGCGGCAGCCAGAGCTCTTGGATCTTGCGGAACGAGCCGCGCGAAAGGAGCGCCGCGACGGCGATCGCGATGACGACCTTGGCCGGCTCCGAAGGCTGAAACTGGAACGGGCCGATCGCGATCCAGCGCGCCGCACCGAGCGCCGAGTGGCCCTTGAACGTGATGAACACGAGCAGCCCGAGCGTGACCGCGTACAGCGGCAGCGCCCAGCGCCGCCAGGCGCGGTAGTCGACGAACGCCGTCCCGAGCATCATCCCGATCCCGACCGCGCCGTAGACGAGCTGCTTGCGCCACTCGTCCGCCGCGTACGGCTCGTGCAGCGTCGCAGACCGAATGAACACGATCCCGAGCATCGTCACCAAGACCGGCGCGATCGCCAGCGGCCAAGAAAACCGCGTGTACCAGGGTCGTTCCATACCTTACCGAGACCAGACAGACCAAGAGAACTTTAGGTTCTGGCGCGGTTCCCGAAGCTTATCGTATCCTCCGCCCGGCCGCGCCGTCGCACCGTAAAAATTGTAAAATGTCCGCCCGGGCGGGTAGCCGAATGGAGTCCTCTCCTCGTGTTGGGCATCAAATACCGCGAGGGGGCGGAATCCGTTTTCCCGCAACCATCTTTCGAGTCGCGGGATGCTTTGTAGCGC
Above is a genomic segment from Candidatus Eremiobacterota bacterium containing:
- the rodA gene encoding rod shape-determining protein RodA, producing MERPWYTRFSWPLAIAPVLVTMLGIVFIRSATLHEPYAADEWRKQLVYGAVGIGMMLGTAFVDYRAWRRWALPLYAVTLGLLVFITFKGHSALGAARWIAIGPFQFQPSEPAKVVIAIAVAALLSRGSFRKIQELWLPLLAVALPAVLIIKQPDLGTTLVIGAILTAELYFGLPNLIDFGVYAGAVGCAAAYVLTSEHLLKPFQRARLLVFLDPKLDPQGVGYNLNQSKIAVGSGEWFGKGLFKGTQTQLNFVPENSRDFIFTAVGEEAGFIGATLLLALYAVTIGFALRAVFAAKDRFGVLLAVGLVTMLAFHIIVNVGMTIGIMPITGIPLPFMSYGGSALMTDYVAVGILLNIILQKDKLVFGDAAVRRA